The Nitrospirota bacterium DNA window AGCGTATGATGATATCCTTCAAGAAGTTTTTCCGGTTTCATGAATTTTGGCATAAAGACAACATTGTTGGTATTGTAGTTTGACCAGTCATAGTCTATCAGCCGTCCTTCTTCTTTCATCTTTGCATAAAGCCTTGTGCCCGGATAAGGAGTCAATATGGAAAAGTAACATACATCTATTTTTGCCCTGACAATAAATTCAAGCGTACGGTCGAATACACCTTCATCGTCATAGTCAAACCCGAGAACAAATGATCCGTCTACTCCTATACCGTAATCATGTAGTTTATTCACAACATCAATATAGTCCTGAGGCTTGTTAAAGCCCTTTCCCATATTTGAGAGGTTGTCAGAGGACAGGCTTTCAAATCCTAACAAAATCCCCATACATCCGCTCTTCCTGCAGAGTGACAGCATTTCATCATCTTTCGCAACATTTACCGATGCCTGCCCCAGCCATTTCAGGTTATAGGGAATTATTCTTTCCAGCAATTCCTTTGCATGTCTCCTGCTGCTTATTATGTTATCATCAGCAAAAAAGACTACATTCTTTAAAATAAATCTGCCTTCAAAAGGCTTCAGATTTTGTATCTCTTTTACGACCTCATCAACTGGCCTGTTTCTGAATTTACCGCCGAATGAACTTGTTACAGAGCAAAATTCGCAGTTATGAGGACATCCCCTTGTAGTCTCAATAGAATGAAACGGCAAGTATCTTTTATCCCTGTAAAGATCCCAATCTGGAGCAGGACGATTCTCGAGTGAAGGATAACCATTTTCATGTTTATAAATTTTCTTAAGTTCGTTCCTCTCAAAATCGCAGAGGACTTTATCCCACAAGTCTTCCGCCTCTCCAATAATGACACTATCGCAGTGTTGCAGTGCCTCTTCTGGCATCTTTGATACATGCATGCCGCCCATCACAACTTTTACCCCGCGATGTTTAAAACCATCAGCTATTTCATAACCGCGGTTAACAGCAGGGGTCATTGCGGTAACGCCTACAAGATCAACTTCACCGTTGAAATCTATCTTTTCAACCTTTTCATCAATAATGTTCACCTGCCAGTCAGGCGGTGTTAACGATGCCACCTTCAAAAGTCCAAGGTAAGGAACGCGAAAATAAAAGTCCCCCCCGAGGAGGCTTTTGGTAGCAAGGGGAGAGATTAGCAAAAGTTTTTTCATTTACCTGCCGTCTTTAGGAGTCAGTTTGGGCCAGTCATAACTGGCTTTAAAAGTTGTCTCATATTGAGACAGTAGTTCCTTAATTTTAGGTTTGTTCTCTG harbors:
- a CDS encoding B12-binding domain-containing radical SAM protein; the protein is MKKLLLISPLATKSLLGGDFYFRVPYLGLLKVASLTPPDWQVNIIDEKVEKIDFNGEVDLVGVTAMTPAVNRGYEIADGFKHRGVKVVMGGMHVSKMPEEALQHCDSVIIGEAEDLWDKVLCDFERNELKKIYKHENGYPSLENRPAPDWDLYRDKRYLPFHSIETTRGCPHNCEFCSVTSSFGGKFRNRPVDEVVKEIQNLKPFEGRFILKNVVFFADDNIISSRRHAKELLERIIPYNLKWLGQASVNVAKDDEMLSLCRKSGCMGILLGFESLSSDNLSNMGKGFNKPQDYIDVVNKLHDYGIGVDGSFVLGFDYDDEGVFDRTLEFIVRAKIDVCYFSILTPYPGTRLYAKMKEEGRLIDYDWSNYNTNNVVFMPKFMKPEKLLEGYHHTLKGAFSYNSIFRRLWGNGTYKNFFYPMNFGFRQSIKKTIKHKQNFSYG